In one window of Burkholderia cenocepacia DNA:
- a CDS encoding enoyl-CoA hydratase/isomerase family protein: MADLAAYGGYEALKVTRRDHGVLDIVMSGEGANRSGLATATARMHRELADIWRDVDRDPDTRVAVIRGEGKGFSAGGDLALVEDMANDFDVRARVWREARDLVYNVINCSKPIVSAMHGPAVGAGLVAGLLADISIAAKDARIIDGHTRLGVAAGDHAAIVWPLLCGMAKAKYYLMLCEPVSGEEAERIGLVSLAVEPADLLPKAYEVAERLAHGSQSAIRWTKYALNNWLRTAGPTFDTSLALEFMGFSGPDVQEGIRSLRERRPPAFPGDAPF, from the coding sequence ATGGCCGATCTTGCCGCGTACGGCGGTTACGAAGCACTGAAGGTGACGCGCCGCGACCATGGCGTGCTCGACATCGTGATGAGCGGCGAGGGCGCGAACCGCAGCGGCCTCGCGACCGCGACCGCGCGCATGCATCGCGAGCTCGCTGACATCTGGCGCGACGTCGATCGCGATCCCGACACGCGCGTCGCGGTGATCCGCGGCGAAGGCAAGGGCTTTTCGGCGGGCGGCGATCTCGCGCTCGTCGAGGACATGGCGAACGATTTCGACGTGCGCGCCCGCGTGTGGCGCGAGGCGCGCGACCTCGTCTACAACGTGATCAACTGCAGCAAGCCGATCGTGTCGGCGATGCATGGTCCGGCCGTCGGCGCGGGGCTCGTCGCCGGGCTGCTCGCCGACATCTCGATCGCGGCGAAGGATGCGCGCATCATCGACGGCCACACGCGGCTCGGTGTCGCGGCCGGCGACCACGCGGCGATCGTGTGGCCGCTCCTGTGCGGGATGGCGAAGGCGAAGTACTACCTGATGCTGTGCGAGCCCGTGAGCGGCGAGGAGGCCGAGCGGATCGGGCTGGTCTCGCTCGCGGTCGAGCCGGCCGACCTGCTGCCGAAGGCATACGAAGTGGCCGAGCGGCTCGCGCACGGTTCGCAGTCGGCGATCCGCTGGACCAAGTACGCGCTGAACAACTGGCTGCGCACGGCTGGCCCGACCTTCGATACGTCGCTCGCGCTCGAATTCATGGGTTTTTCGGGGCCCGACGTGCAGGAAGGCATCCGTTCGCTGCGCGAGCGGCGCCCGCCCGCGTTCCCCGGCGACGCGCCGTTCTGA
- a CDS encoding fumarylacetoacetate hydrolase family protein, translated as MKLASLKDGTRDGQLIVVSRDLHTAAIADAIAPTLQRVLDDWAFYAPQLRDLYDALNHGRARNAFAFDPANCMAPLPRAFQWADGSAYVNHVELVRRARGAEMPPEFWTDPLMYQGGSDDFLGPRDDVVCPSEEWGIDFEAEVAVITGDVPMSASPDDALKAVRLVTLVNDVSLRNLIPAELAKGFGFFQSKPATAFAPVAVTPDELGDEWREGRVHRPMIVHWNGKKVGQPDAGTDMVFHFGQLIAHAAKTRNLRAGSIVGSGTVSNKDAKRGYCCIAEKRCLETIEHGAPQTEFMRYGDTVRIEMFDAAGKSIFGAIEQSVAPPDGAA; from the coding sequence ATGAAACTTGCTTCGCTGAAGGACGGCACGCGCGACGGCCAACTGATCGTCGTGTCGCGCGACCTGCACACCGCGGCGATTGCCGATGCGATCGCGCCGACGCTGCAGCGCGTCCTCGACGACTGGGCGTTCTACGCGCCGCAACTGCGCGACCTGTACGACGCGCTGAACCACGGCCGCGCGCGCAACGCGTTCGCGTTCGATCCGGCCAACTGCATGGCGCCGCTGCCGCGCGCGTTCCAGTGGGCCGACGGCTCCGCGTACGTGAACCACGTCGAGCTCGTGCGCCGTGCGCGCGGCGCCGAGATGCCGCCCGAGTTCTGGACCGATCCGCTGATGTACCAGGGCGGCAGCGACGATTTCCTGGGGCCGCGCGACGACGTCGTGTGCCCGTCCGAGGAATGGGGCATCGACTTCGAGGCGGAGGTCGCGGTGATCACCGGCGACGTGCCGATGAGCGCGTCGCCCGACGACGCGCTGAAGGCCGTGCGGCTCGTCACGCTCGTGAACGACGTATCGCTGCGCAACCTGATTCCGGCCGAACTCGCGAAGGGCTTCGGCTTCTTCCAGAGCAAGCCGGCCACCGCGTTCGCACCGGTCGCCGTCACGCCCGACGAGCTGGGCGACGAATGGCGCGAAGGCCGCGTGCACCGCCCGATGATCGTTCACTGGAACGGCAAGAAGGTCGGCCAGCCCGATGCGGGCACCGACATGGTGTTCCACTTCGGCCAGTTGATCGCGCACGCGGCGAAGACGCGCAACCTGCGTGCCGGCTCGATCGTCGGCTCGGGCACGGTGTCGAACAAGGACGCGAAGCGCGGCTACTGCTGCATCGCCGAGAAGCGCTGCCTGGAGACGATCGAGCACGGCGCGCCGCAGACCGAATTCATGCGCTACGGCGATACGGTGCGCATCGAGATGTTCGACGCGGCCGGCAAGTCCATCTTCGGCGCGATCGAGCAGTCGGTCGCCCCGCCCGACGGCGCGGCATAA
- a CDS encoding IclR family transcriptional regulator, whose protein sequence is MPASPLPDDDLADSDTDDAASGEHGEKVRSGIQSIEVGFRLLDVLTSEPRAMMLRDLAQRAGMSPAKAHRYLVSFSRLGVVSQDPVSGRYELGGFALQMGLARLARVDGVKLARIALTEFRDRLDQTVGIAVWGNQGPTIVHWMESSHPAKASLKLGDVMPLLGSATGLLFAAYLPRSKTAAMLERELADTRRSPHHGGPRTLDEVDAVLADVRRHQAARVEGMLLPTIHAFCMPVFDAVGELALAIVALGQEGSFDIAWGGEIDTALRACAQKLSYELGYSPDARDA, encoded by the coding sequence ATGCCCGCCAGCCCGCTTCCCGACGACGATCTCGCCGACTCCGATACCGACGACGCTGCTTCCGGCGAACACGGCGAGAAGGTCCGTTCCGGCATCCAGTCGATCGAGGTCGGCTTCCGCCTGCTCGACGTGCTGACGAGCGAGCCGCGCGCGATGATGCTGCGCGATCTCGCGCAGCGCGCGGGCATGAGCCCGGCGAAGGCGCACCGCTACCTGGTCAGCTTCTCGCGGCTCGGCGTCGTGTCGCAGGACCCCGTCTCGGGCCGCTACGAGCTCGGCGGCTTCGCGCTGCAGATGGGCCTCGCGCGGCTCGCGCGCGTCGACGGCGTGAAGCTCGCGCGGATCGCGCTGACCGAATTCCGCGACCGTCTCGACCAGACGGTCGGCATCGCGGTGTGGGGCAACCAGGGGCCGACGATCGTGCACTGGATGGAGTCGAGCCATCCGGCGAAGGCGTCGCTGAAGCTCGGCGACGTGATGCCGCTGCTCGGTTCCGCGACGGGCCTGCTGTTCGCCGCGTACCTGCCGCGCAGCAAAACCGCCGCGATGCTGGAGCGCGAACTGGCCGATACGCGCCGCTCGCCGCACCACGGCGGCCCGCGCACGCTCGACGAAGTCGATGCGGTGCTCGCCGACGTGCGCCGACACCAGGCCGCGCGCGTCGAGGGGATGCTGCTGCCGACGATCCACGCGTTCTGCATGCCGGTGTTCGACGCGGTCGGCGAACTCGCGCTCGCGATCGTCGCGCTCGGCCAGGAAGGCTCGTTCGACATCGCGTGGGGCGGCGAGATCGACACCGCGCTGCGCGCCTGCGCGCAGAAACTGTCTTACGAACTCGGCTATAGTCCCGACGCACGCGACGCCTGA
- a CDS encoding DUF3108 domain-containing protein gives MPMQPADLRPSHARPRRWLRVGVALVAVLVLHALAGFWLMRNRESFTPPPPADIPVQIELLKPQPIERQPAPPAPKPVERPAAPTAAPPKPAPSREPVLTSTQTAEHGEPPAAAASAASDTPGASAAHAASAAGASAATPGPATSGVKFAAPPSGDLQYDTFYNGMQNMIGTIHWRTDGHTYDLSVSMPVPFVGPFTYRSEGRIDAFGVAPDRYVEKRGKRPEDIAIFNREIRQVVFTRTPNNAPLPDGVQDRFSMLMQLSGLVRGNPAAYKPGVTQQFFVIDNNSGETWPITVIGDEQVQTQAGIIAARHFMRLPRRDGDTRRIDMWLAPSLGWLPARLVQSEPNGAQIELLWHGRLAAPSVPADVAPPAGATNAPAAAPTPDASPAQPAEPAQAAPSAPPATMQPPASSTVTQ, from the coding sequence ATGCCCATGCAGCCTGCCGACCTTCGCCCGAGTCACGCCCGGCCCCGCCGCTGGCTGCGCGTGGGCGTCGCGCTCGTCGCCGTGCTGGTGCTGCACGCGCTCGCCGGGTTCTGGCTGATGCGCAACCGCGAATCGTTCACGCCGCCGCCGCCCGCCGACATCCCCGTGCAGATCGAGTTGCTGAAACCGCAGCCGATCGAGCGCCAGCCAGCCCCGCCGGCGCCGAAGCCGGTCGAACGTCCGGCCGCACCGACGGCGGCCCCACCGAAACCCGCGCCATCGCGCGAGCCGGTCCTCACGTCGACGCAGACGGCCGAGCACGGCGAACCGCCGGCGGCGGCCGCGTCCGCTGCGAGCGACACACCGGGGGCTTCGGCCGCGCACGCCGCGTCGGCCGCGGGCGCCAGCGCCGCGACACCCGGCCCCGCGACGAGCGGCGTGAAGTTCGCCGCGCCGCCGTCCGGCGACCTGCAGTACGACACGTTCTACAACGGCATGCAGAACATGATCGGCACGATCCACTGGCGCACCGACGGGCACACGTACGACCTGTCGGTGTCGATGCCCGTGCCGTTCGTCGGCCCGTTCACCTATCGCAGCGAAGGCCGCATCGATGCGTTCGGCGTCGCGCCCGACCGTTACGTCGAGAAGCGCGGCAAGCGGCCGGAAGACATCGCGATCTTCAACCGCGAGATCCGGCAAGTCGTGTTCACGCGCACGCCGAACAACGCGCCGCTGCCCGACGGCGTGCAGGACCGCTTCAGCATGCTGATGCAGTTGTCGGGGCTCGTGCGCGGCAATCCCGCCGCCTACAAGCCGGGCGTCACGCAGCAGTTCTTCGTGATCGACAACAACAGCGGCGAGACCTGGCCGATCACCGTGATCGGCGACGAGCAGGTGCAGACGCAGGCCGGCATCATCGCGGCGCGGCACTTCATGCGCCTGCCGCGGCGCGACGGCGACACGCGTCGCATCGACATGTGGCTCGCGCCGTCGCTCGGCTGGCTGCCCGCGCGACTCGTGCAGAGCGAGCCGAACGGGGCGCAGATCGAGCTGCTGTGGCACGGCCGCCTCGCCGCACCGAGCGTGCCTGCCGATGTCGCCCCGCCCGCCGGCGCAACGAACGCGCCTGCCGCCGCTCCGACACCCGATGCATCGCCCGCGCAGCCAGCGGAACCGGCGCAAGCGGCGCCATCGGCACCGCCCGCGACGATGCAACCCCCTGCCTCGTCGACTGTCACACAGTGA
- a CDS encoding DUF3567 domain-containing protein has translation MQMIYNSPNYCVVEFAPQAGHHLMNAGGYEIVDKNAQREIFIDGELAERFRAHVKQLIEDEPSLDEVDEFLGQFDSLMMMPVVLH, from the coding sequence ATGCAAATGATCTACAACAGCCCCAACTACTGCGTCGTCGAATTTGCGCCGCAGGCCGGCCATCACCTGATGAATGCCGGCGGATACGAAATCGTCGACAAGAACGCGCAGCGCGAAATCTTCATCGACGGCGAACTTGCCGAACGATTCCGCGCGCACGTGAAGCAGCTGATCGAGGATGAACCGTCGCTCGACGAGGTCGACGAATTCCTCGGACAATTCGACAGCCTGATGATGATGCCCGTCGTGCTCCACTGA
- a CDS encoding homocysteine S-methyltransferase family protein translates to MSATPLAASVPLDARYTRGAALPALLKSRILILDGAMGTMIQRYKLDEAAYRGERFKDFPRDIKGNNELLSLTQPQIIREIHDQYFAAGADIVETNTFGATTVAQADYGMEDLVVEMNVASAKLARESAAKYATPDKPRFVAGAIGPTPKTASISPDVNDPGARNVTFDELRTSYYQQAKALLDGGVDLFLVETIFDTLNAKAALFALDELFEDTGERLPIMISGTVTDASGRILSGQTVEAFWNSLRHAKPLTFGLNCALGAALMRPYIAELAKLCDTYVSCYPNAGLPNPMSDTGFDETPDVTSGLLKEFAQAGLVNLAGGCCGTTPEHIAEIAKALADVKPRRWPNQYSDNA, encoded by the coding sequence ATGTCTGCGACTCCTCTCGCCGCTTCCGTCCCGCTCGACGCGCGCTACACGCGCGGCGCCGCCCTGCCCGCGCTGCTGAAATCGCGCATCCTGATCCTCGACGGCGCGATGGGCACGATGATCCAGCGCTACAAGCTCGACGAGGCCGCGTATCGCGGCGAGCGCTTCAAGGATTTCCCGCGCGACATCAAGGGCAACAACGAGCTGCTGTCGCTCACGCAGCCGCAGATCATCCGCGAGATCCACGACCAGTACTTCGCGGCCGGCGCCGACATCGTCGAGACCAACACGTTCGGCGCGACGACCGTCGCGCAGGCCGACTACGGGATGGAAGATCTCGTCGTCGAGATGAACGTCGCATCGGCGAAGCTCGCACGCGAATCGGCCGCGAAATACGCGACGCCGGACAAGCCGCGCTTCGTCGCGGGCGCGATCGGGCCGACGCCGAAGACGGCCAGCATCTCGCCGGACGTCAACGATCCGGGTGCGCGCAACGTCACGTTCGACGAGCTGCGCACGTCGTACTACCAGCAGGCGAAGGCGCTGCTCGACGGCGGCGTCGACCTGTTCCTCGTCGAGACGATCTTCGACACGCTGAACGCCAAGGCCGCGCTGTTCGCGCTCGACGAGCTGTTCGAGGACACCGGCGAGCGCCTGCCGATCATGATCTCGGGCACCGTCACCGATGCGTCGGGCCGCATTCTGTCGGGCCAGACCGTCGAGGCGTTCTGGAATTCGCTGCGTCATGCGAAGCCGCTCACGTTCGGCCTGAACTGCGCGCTCGGCGCGGCGCTGATGCGCCCGTACATCGCCGAGCTCGCGAAGCTGTGCGACACCTACGTGTCGTGCTACCCGAACGCGGGCCTGCCGAACCCGATGAGCGACACCGGCTTCGACGAAACGCCCGACGTCACGTCGGGCCTGCTGAAGGAATTCGCGCAGGCCGGGCTCGTGAACCTCGCGGGCGGCTGCTGCGGCACGACGCCCGAACACATCGCCGAGATCGCGAAGGCGCTCGCCGACGTGAAGCCGCGCCGCTGGCCGAACCAGTACAGCGACAACGCCTGA
- the metH gene encoding methionine synthase yields MTDHMMRLAGLEPFNVTPGTLFINVGERTNVTGSKAFARMILNGQFDEALAVARQQVENGAQVIDINMDEAMLDSKAAMVRFLNLIASEPDIARVPIMIDSSKWEVIEAGLKCVQGKAIVNSISLKEGEDAFRHHANLIRRYGAAAVVMAFDETGQADTYARKTEICKRSYDFLVNEVGFPPEDIIFDPNIFAVATGIEEHNNYAVDFIEATRWIKQNLPHAKVSGGVSNVSFSFRGNDPVREAIHTVFLYHAIQAGMDMGIVNAGQLGVYADLDPELRERVEDVILNRRDDSTDRLLEIADKFKAGGAKKEENLEWRNQPVEKRLSHALVHGITTFIVEDTEEVRAKIAAAGGRPINVIEGPLMDGMNIVGDLFGQGKMFLPQVVKSARVMKQAVAHLIPFIEEEKRLLAEAGGDVRAKGKIVIATVKGDVHDIGKNIVSVVLQCNNFEVVNMGVMVPCNEILAKAKVEGADIIGLSGLITPSLEEMAYVASEMQRDDYFRVKKIPLLIGGATTSRVHTAVKIAPHYEGPVVYVPDASRSVSVASNLLSDEGAAKYLDELKSDYERIRDQHANRKAQPMVTLAEARANKTRIDWAGYQPVKPKFIGRRVFKNYDLNELANYIDWGPFFQTWDLAGPYPAILNDEIVGESARRVFSDAKSMLARLIQGRWLTANGVIALLPANTVNDDDIEIYSDESRSEVLLTWRNLRQQSVRPVVDGVMRPNRSLADFIAPKESGVADYIGMFAVTAGLGVDVKEKQFEADHDDYSAIMLKALADRFAEAFAEAMHARVRRELWGYASGETLDNDALIAEKYAGIRPAPGYPACPDHLVKRDMFDVLHADEIGMSVTDSLAMLPAASVSGFYLAHPDSRYFSVGKIGQDQLEDYAQRMALSLDDARRALAPQL; encoded by the coding sequence ATGACCGATCACATGATGCGCCTTGCCGGCCTCGAGCCGTTCAACGTCACGCCCGGGACGCTCTTCATCAACGTCGGCGAACGCACCAACGTCACCGGCTCGAAGGCGTTCGCACGGATGATCCTCAACGGCCAGTTCGACGAGGCGCTCGCCGTCGCGCGCCAGCAGGTCGAGAACGGCGCGCAGGTGATCGACATCAACATGGACGAGGCGATGCTCGATTCGAAGGCGGCGATGGTGCGCTTCCTGAACCTGATCGCGTCGGAGCCGGACATCGCGCGCGTGCCGATCATGATCGACTCGTCGAAGTGGGAGGTGATCGAAGCCGGCCTCAAGTGCGTGCAGGGCAAGGCGATCGTGAACTCGATCTCGCTGAAGGAAGGCGAGGACGCGTTCCGCCACCACGCGAACCTGATCCGCCGCTACGGCGCGGCCGCGGTCGTGATGGCGTTCGACGAAACCGGCCAGGCCGATACCTACGCGCGCAAGACCGAGATCTGCAAGCGCTCGTACGACTTCCTCGTGAACGAAGTCGGCTTCCCGCCGGAAGACATCATCTTCGACCCGAACATCTTCGCGGTCGCGACCGGCATCGAGGAGCACAACAACTACGCGGTCGACTTCATCGAGGCGACCCGCTGGATCAAGCAGAACCTGCCGCACGCGAAGGTGAGCGGCGGCGTGTCGAACGTGTCGTTCTCGTTCCGCGGCAACGACCCGGTGCGCGAGGCGATCCACACCGTGTTCCTGTATCACGCGATCCAGGCCGGGATGGACATGGGCATCGTGAACGCCGGCCAGCTGGGCGTGTACGCCGATCTCGACCCCGAGCTGCGCGAGCGCGTCGAGGACGTGATCCTGAACCGCCGCGACGATTCCACCGATCGCCTGCTGGAGATCGCCGACAAGTTCAAGGCAGGCGGCGCGAAGAAGGAAGAGAACCTCGAGTGGCGCAACCAGCCGGTCGAGAAGCGGCTCTCGCATGCGCTCGTGCACGGCATCACGACCTTCATCGTCGAGGATACCGAGGAAGTGCGCGCGAAGATCGCCGCGGCCGGCGGCCGTCCGATCAACGTGATCGAGGGGCCGCTGATGGACGGGATGAACATCGTCGGCGACCTGTTCGGCCAGGGCAAGATGTTCCTGCCGCAGGTGGTGAAGTCGGCGCGCGTGATGAAGCAGGCGGTCGCGCACCTGATCCCGTTCATCGAGGAAGAAAAGCGCCTGCTCGCGGAAGCGGGCGGCGACGTGCGCGCGAAGGGCAAGATCGTCATCGCGACCGTGAAGGGCGACGTGCACGACATCGGCAAGAACATCGTGTCGGTCGTACTCCAGTGCAACAACTTCGAAGTGGTCAACATGGGCGTGATGGTCCCGTGCAACGAGATCCTCGCGAAGGCGAAGGTCGAGGGCGCGGACATCATCGGGCTGTCTGGCCTCATCACGCCGAGCCTCGAGGAAATGGCGTACGTCGCGTCCGAAATGCAGCGCGACGACTACTTCCGCGTGAAGAAGATTCCGCTGCTAATCGGCGGCGCCACGACGTCGCGCGTGCACACGGCCGTGAAGATCGCGCCGCACTACGAAGGCCCGGTCGTCTACGTGCCTGATGCGTCGCGCTCGGTGTCGGTCGCGTCGAACCTGCTGTCGGACGAAGGCGCGGCCAAGTATCTCGACGAGCTGAAGTCCGACTACGAACGCATCCGCGACCAGCACGCGAACCGCAAGGCGCAGCCGATGGTCACGCTCGCCGAAGCACGCGCGAACAAGACCAGGATCGACTGGGCCGGCTACCAGCCGGTGAAGCCGAAGTTCATCGGCCGTCGCGTGTTCAAGAACTACGACCTGAACGAGCTCGCGAACTACATCGACTGGGGCCCGTTCTTCCAGACCTGGGACCTCGCGGGCCCGTACCCGGCGATCCTGAACGACGAGATCGTCGGCGAATCGGCGCGACGCGTGTTCTCCGACGCGAAGTCGATGCTCGCGCGCCTGATCCAGGGCCGCTGGCTGACCGCGAACGGCGTGATCGCGCTGCTGCCGGCCAATACGGTCAACGACGACGACATCGAGATCTACAGCGACGAGTCGCGCTCGGAAGTGCTGCTCACGTGGCGCAACCTGCGCCAGCAGAGCGTGCGCCCAGTGGTCGACGGCGTGATGCGGCCGAACCGTTCGCTCGCCGACTTCATCGCGCCGAAGGAGTCGGGGGTGGCCGACTACATCGGGATGTTCGCGGTGACGGCCGGCCTCGGCGTCGACGTGAAGGAAAAGCAGTTCGAAGCCGACCACGACGACTACAGCGCGATCATGCTGAAGGCGCTCGCCGATCGTTTCGCGGAAGCGTTCGCCGAAGCGATGCACGCGCGCGTGCGGCGCGAACTGTGGGGCTATGCGAGCGGCGAGACGCTCGACAACGACGCGCTGATCGCCGAGAAGTACGCGGGCATCCGCCCGGCGCCCGGCTACCCGGCCTGCCCCGACCACCTCGTGAAGCGCGACATGTTCGACGTGCTGCACGCGGACGAGATCGGCATGAGCGTGACGGATTCGCTCGCGATGCTGCCGGCGGCGAGCGTGTCGGGTTTCTATCTCGCGCACCCGGACAGCCGCTACTTCTCGGTCGGCAAAATCGGGCAGGATCAGCTCGAGGACTACGCGCAACGCATGGCGCTGTCGCTGGACGACGCGCGCCGCGCGCTCGCGCCGCAACTGTAA
- a CDS encoding DUF1840 domain-containing protein — MITFKSKAAQDLDVLKDFAVYVLGLVGKQLGERGVITHDELDHAIAKLEGAVAQAKQERAEHAGHFHEDEADHAHHEVPPSLAQRVAPFLTMLREAKAGQADVHWGF, encoded by the coding sequence ATGATTACGTTCAAGAGCAAGGCGGCACAGGATCTCGACGTGCTGAAGGATTTCGCCGTGTATGTGCTGGGTCTCGTCGGCAAGCAGCTGGGCGAGCGCGGTGTGATCACGCACGACGAACTGGACCACGCGATCGCCAAGCTGGAAGGCGCGGTCGCGCAGGCGAAGCAGGAGCGCGCCGAGCACGCCGGCCATTTCCACGAGGACGAAGCCGACCACGCGCACCACGAAGTGCCGCCGAGCCTGGCGCAGCGCGTCGCGCCGTTCCTGACGATGCTGCGCGAAGCGAAGGCCGGCCAGGCCGACGTGCACTGGGGCTTCTGA
- the argS gene encoding arginine--tRNA ligase: MLPAHKQTLEALLADSVKQVAHALKGADAAFVAPAITLERPKVAAHGDVACNVAMQLAKPLGTNPRQLAEQIVAALTAQPAAQGLVEAAEIAGPGFINLRLSAAAKQAVIAAVFEQGRAFGTSDREKGKQVLLEFVSANPTGPLHVGHGRQAALGDVLANVIASQGYAVHREFYYNDAGVQIGNLAISTQARARGLKPGDAGWPEAAYNGEYIADIARDYLNGETVAASDGEPVKGTGDVEDLDAIRKFAVTYLRREQDMDLQAFGVKFDQYYLESSLYSEGRVEKTVDALVKAGMTYEQDGALWLRTTDEGDDKDRVMRKSDGTYTYFVPDVAYHVTKWERGFTKVINIQGSDHHGTIARVRAGLQGLHIGIPKGYPDYVLHKMVTVMRDGQEVKISKRAGSYVTVRDLIEWSGGAAAGQEAAPDLIDEATITRGRDAVRFFLISRKADTEFVFDIDLALKQNDENPVYYVQYAHARICSVLNELKSRYNVDVAQLPGADLSQLTSAQAASLMQKLAEYPDMLTHAANELAPHAVAFYLRDLAGEFHSFYNAERVLVDDEAPRNARAALLAATRQVLENGLAVLGVSAPAKM, translated from the coding sequence ATGCTGCCAGCACACAAACAGACCCTCGAAGCCCTGCTCGCGGATAGCGTCAAGCAGGTCGCACACGCGCTGAAAGGCGCCGACGCAGCATTCGTCGCCCCCGCCATCACGCTGGAGCGCCCGAAGGTCGCCGCGCACGGCGACGTCGCGTGCAACGTCGCGATGCAGCTCGCGAAGCCGCTCGGCACGAATCCGCGCCAGCTCGCCGAGCAGATCGTCGCCGCCCTCACCGCGCAGCCGGCCGCGCAAGGCCTCGTCGAAGCCGCCGAGATCGCCGGCCCCGGCTTCATCAACCTGCGCCTGTCGGCCGCCGCCAAACAGGCGGTGATCGCCGCCGTGTTCGAGCAGGGCCGCGCGTTCGGCACGTCGGATCGCGAGAAAGGCAAGCAAGTGTTGCTGGAATTCGTGTCGGCCAACCCGACCGGCCCGCTGCACGTCGGCCACGGCCGCCAGGCCGCGCTCGGCGACGTGCTCGCGAACGTGATCGCGAGCCAGGGCTACGCGGTGCACCGCGAGTTCTACTACAACGACGCGGGCGTGCAGATCGGCAACCTGGCGATCTCGACGCAGGCGCGCGCGCGCGGCCTGAAGCCGGGCGACGCGGGCTGGCCGGAAGCCGCGTACAACGGCGAGTACATCGCCGACATCGCGCGCGACTACCTGAACGGTGAAACGGTCGCCGCGTCGGACGGCGAGCCGGTCAAGGGCACGGGCGACGTCGAGGATCTCGACGCGATCCGCAAGTTCGCGGTGACCTACCTGCGTCGCGAGCAGGACATGGATCTGCAGGCGTTCGGCGTGAAGTTCGACCAGTACTACCTCGAGTCGTCGCTGTACAGCGAAGGCCGCGTCGAGAAGACGGTCGACGCGCTGGTCAAGGCCGGCATGACCTACGAGCAGGACGGCGCGCTGTGGCTGCGCACGACCGACGAAGGCGACGACAAGGATCGCGTGATGCGCAAGTCGGACGGCACGTACACGTACTTCGTGCCGGACGTCGCGTACCACGTGACGAAGTGGGAGCGCGGCTTCACGAAGGTGATCAACATCCAGGGTTCGGACCACCACGGCACGATCGCGCGCGTGCGCGCCGGCCTGCAGGGGCTGCATATCGGTATTCCGAAGGGCTATCCCGACTACGTGCTGCACAAGATGGTCACCGTGATGCGCGACGGCCAGGAAGTGAAGATCTCGAAGCGCGCGGGCAGCTACGTGACGGTGCGCGACCTGATCGAATGGTCGGGCGGCGCGGCCGCGGGCCAGGAAGCGGCCCCCGACCTGATCGACGAGGCGACCATCACGCGCGGCCGCGACGCGGTGCGTTTCTTCCTGATCTCGCGCAAGGCCGATACCGAGTTCGTGTTCGACATCGACCTCGCGCTGAAACAGAACGACGAAAACCCGGTCTATTACGTCCAGTACGCGCATGCGCGGATCTGCTCGGTGCTCAACGAACTGAAGTCGCGCTACAACGTCGACGTCGCGCAACTGCCGGGCGCCGACCTGTCGCAGTTGACGAGCGCGCAAGCGGCGTCGCTGATGCAGAAGCTGGCCGAGTATCCGGACATGCTCACGCACGCGGCGAACGAGCTGGCGCCGCACGCGGTCGCGTTCTACCTGCGCGATCTCGCTGGCGAATTCCACTCGTTCTACAATGCGGAGCGCGTGCTGGTCGACGACGAGGCGCCGCGCAATGCGCGCGCCGCGCTGCTCGCCGCGACCCGGCAGGTGCTCGAGAACGGCCTGGCGGTGCTCGGCGTATCCGCGCCCGCCAAGATGTAA